From Acropora muricata isolate sample 2 chromosome 14, ASM3666990v1, whole genome shotgun sequence, one genomic window encodes:
- the LOC136898074 gene encoding histone H2B: MAPKVAAAKKGEKRVGKAKSGTAETAKRRRGKRKESYAIYIYKVLKQVHPDTGISSKAMGIMNSFVNDIFERIAVESSRLSLYNKKATISSREIQTAIRLLLPGELAKHAVSEGTKAVTKYTSSK; encoded by the coding sequence ATGGCGCCCAAGGTAGCTGCCGCTAAGAAAGGGGAAAAGAGAGTTGGCAAGGCCAAGTCCGGGACGGCCGAGACTGCCAAGAGGAGAcggggaaagagaaaggaaagctatgCGATCTACATATATAAAGTGTTGAAGCAGGTTCATCCCGACACGggaatttccagcaaagccaTGGGTATCATGAATTCTTTCGTGAACGATATTTTCGAACGCATAGCCGTGGAGTCCTCACGTCTTTCGCTTTACAACAAGAAGGCCACCATTAGTTCAAGAGAGATCCAAACAGCGATAAGACTTTTGCTTCccggtgaacttgcaaaacacgccgtcagcgagggtacgaaggccgtgaccaagtataccagcagcaagtga
- the LOC136898076 gene encoding histone H2A — translation MSGRGKGKAQGTKSKSRSSRAGLQFPVGRIHRLLRKGNYAERVGAGAPVYMAAVLEYLSAEILELAGNAARDNKKSRIIPRHLQLAVRNDEELNKLLAGVTIAQGGVLPNIQAVLLPKKTEKKQH, via the coding sequence ATGTCCGGTCGCGGCAAAGGCAAGGCTCAAGGCACCAAGTCCAAATCTCGATCCTCTCGAGCAGGTCTTCAGTTTCCAGTGGGTCGCATTCATCGCCTTCTTCGAAAGGGCAATTATGCTGAGCGAGTTGGTGCAGGTGCTCCAGTGTATATGGCTGCCGTATTAGAGTACCTAAGCGCCGAGATTCTCGAGTTGGCTGGAAACGCCGCGCgagacaacaagaaaagcagaatAATACCTCGACACTTGCAGCTGGCTGTTCGAAATGACGAGGAATTAAACAAACTTCTTGCAGGCGTGACTATCGCTCAGGGCGGCGTCCTCCCCAACATACAAGCTGTTCTCTTGCcgaaaaagaccgagaaaaagcaacattaa
- the LOC136898077 gene encoding histone H4, producing MSGRGKGGKGLGKGGAKRHRKILRDNIQGITKPAIRRLARRGGVKRISGLIYEETRGVLKVFLENVIRDAVTYTEHAKRKTVTAMDVVYALKRQGRTLYGFGG from the coding sequence ATGTCCGGACGTGGCAAAGGAGGAAAAGGCTTGGGCAAGGGAGGCGCCAAACGTCACCGCAAAATTCTCCGAGATAACATTCAGGGAATCACCAAACCGGCCATTCGACGCCTAGCTCGTCGAGGAGGTGTTAAGCGCATCTCGGGTCTGATCTACGAGGAGACTCGaggagttctcaaggttttcctagagaatgtcatccgtgatgccgttacttataccgaacacGCAAAGCGCAAGACCGTCACCGCTATGGATGTGGTTTACGCTCTCAAACGCCAGGGACGTACCTTGTACGGATTTGGAGGCTAG
- the LOC136898078 gene encoding histone H3-like, with amino-acid sequence MARTKQTARKSTGGKAPRKQLATKAARKSAPATGGVKKPHRYRPGTVALREIRRYQKSTELLIRKLPFQRLVREIAQDFKTDLRFQSSAVLALQEASEAYLVGLFEDTNLCAIHAKRVTIMPKDIQLARRIRGERA; translated from the coding sequence ATGGCACGAACTaagcaaacagcacgaaagtCAACGGGTGGTAAAGCACCGCGAAAACAACTCGCTACGAAGGCGGCTCGCAAGAGCGCTCCTGCTACGGGTGGAGTGAAAAAGCCTCATCGTTATAGACCCGGTACAGTGGCCTTACGGGAAATTCGTCGTTACCAGAAATCTACAGAGTTGCTGATTCGAAAGTTGCCGTTCCAGCGCCTCGTGCGAGAAATTGCCCAGGACTTCAAGACTGACTTGCGGTTCCAAAGTTCGGCTGTGTTGGCTCTCCAGGAGGCCAGTGAAGCTTACTTGGTCGGTCTTTTCGAGGACACCAACCTGTGTGCAATTCACGCCAAGCGTGTTACCATCATGCCGAAGGATATACAGCTTGCTCGCCGAATTCGGGGAGAGCGTGCCTAA